One Borreliella chilensis DNA window includes the following coding sequences:
- a CDS encoding mechanosensitive ion channel protein, whose amino-acid sequence MFKEFFIFQDYFNHILEGVVDYGLKISIAVVLWYFLKLIVKKMGKILFKTLEKAKLEERLEATVFNFLKSFFKILTDFVIVLVILPYLGVPTTSIIAVFGSLGLAIGLAAQGILSNFVSGFIVLNSKFFKCGDHIKCGDVEGLVENVQIFFTTLKTFDEEIIKIPNSKLTSNFVVNFSANPRRRVVFSFQIPYDTNIGILKDKIEDLMIFNNKKFNVEVCSPTIIVKEYTPYYIVVQVRFFVNTEVFWDFQYFIGESIKKVLLDMKIKLPICFIPFDKLC is encoded by the coding sequence CTATTTTAATCATATTCTTGAGGGCGTGGTGGACTATGGTTTGAAAATTTCGATTGCTGTAGTGCTGTGGTATTTTTTAAAGTTAATCGTTAAGAAAATGGGTAAAATTTTATTCAAGACTTTGGAAAAGGCTAAGCTAGAGGAGAGGTTAGAGGCTACAGTTTTTAATTTTTTAAAATCTTTTTTCAAAATATTAACAGATTTTGTAATTGTTTTAGTAATATTGCCATATCTTGGAGTGCCTACAACATCTATTATTGCTGTATTTGGATCATTGGGGCTTGCTATTGGACTTGCTGCTCAAGGCATTTTATCTAATTTTGTTAGCGGCTTTATTGTTTTGAATTCTAAGTTTTTCAAGTGTGGGGATCATATTAAATGTGGGGATGTTGAGGGTTTGGTTGAGAATGTCCAAATTTTTTTCACTACACTCAAAACATTTGATGAAGAGATTATTAAAATTCCAAACAGCAAGCTTACATCCAATTTTGTTGTTAATTTTTCAGCCAATCCTAGAAGAAGAGTTGTGTTTTCTTTTCAGATTCCTTATGACACAAATATTGGTATATTAAAAGATAAAATAGAGGATTTAATGATTTTCAATAATAAGAAATTTAATGTTGAAGTTTGTTCTCCTACTATTATTGTCAAAGAATATACCCCTTATTATATAGTCGTGCAGGTTCGATTTTTTGTTAATACAGAAGTTTTTTGGGATTTCCAATATTTTATTGGGGAATCTATTAAAAAAGTTTTATTGGATATGAAAATTAAGCTTCCAATTTGCTTTATACCTTTTGATAAACTATGTTGA
- a CDS encoding glycosyl transferase family 1, which produces MKVAIFTDTYIPEKNGVATSIKQIKEGFEKNGYEVYIFCPKSKKSLKEKNVFRCSSIQINKKLDAVIAFPNKRKISKIIQNYKPDIIHTHSEFTMGKIGKQIALKQNIPIVHTSHTMWDYYLHYLGILKYFIKPDKMMQKHYNKIKHFIYPSSKAKERYFQLSNNSNYKIIPNGVDRKLFIKNLNKEKKDEILKKHNIKHTDKIIIFVGRINKEKNINSLVIHLKDLLIQNKNYKLLLIGKGSEEKEIKDFSIKHGLEKQILLIGTIPWEEIYYYYKISDIFASLSRSEVYPMTVIEALTAGIPAILINDYIYKDVIKEGINGFLIKKYENLSQYIDKVIKNDETLKTFKQNAKKHSTKFSSHLFTKKIENYYSEIIAKKKLST; this is translated from the coding sequence ATGAAAGTTGCAATATTTACAGATACGTATATCCCAGAGAAAAATGGAGTAGCAACATCAATAAAGCAAATTAAAGAAGGATTTGAAAAAAATGGATATGAAGTTTACATATTTTGCCCAAAATCCAAAAAATCTTTAAAAGAAAAAAACGTTTTCAGATGTTCATCTATCCAAATAAACAAAAAACTTGATGCTGTAATAGCTTTTCCCAACAAACGGAAAATATCTAAAATAATACAAAACTATAAACCAGACATCATTCATACTCACTCCGAATTTACTATGGGAAAAATTGGAAAACAAATTGCATTAAAACAAAACATACCAATAGTTCACACAAGTCACACAATGTGGGACTATTATTTGCATTACTTAGGAATTTTAAAATACTTTATTAAACCAGATAAAATGATGCAAAAACATTACAATAAAATAAAACATTTTATTTATCCATCAAGCAAAGCAAAAGAGCGGTATTTCCAACTATCAAATAATTCTAACTACAAAATAATTCCAAATGGGGTTGATAGAAAGCTTTTCATAAAAAATCTAAACAAAGAAAAAAAAGACGAAATTTTAAAAAAACACAACATAAAGCATACCGACAAAATAATCATATTTGTTGGAAGAATAAACAAAGAAAAAAACATAAATTCATTAGTAATACATTTGAAAGACCTTTTAATTCAAAACAAAAATTACAAGCTTCTCCTTATTGGCAAGGGAAGTGAAGAAAAGGAAATAAAAGATTTTAGCATCAAACATGGACTTGAAAAACAAATATTGCTAATAGGAACAATTCCATGGGAAGAAATATACTATTACTACAAAATTTCTGACATCTTTGCTAGTCTATCAAGAAGTGAAGTATATCCAATGACAGTAATAGAAGCACTAACTGCTGGAATACCCGCTATTTTAATAAATGATTATATATATAAAGATGTAATAAAAGAGGGAATAAACGGATTCTTAATAAAAAAGTACGAGAACCTATCTCAATACATAGACAAAGTAATAAAAAATGATGAAACGCTAAAAACATTCAAACAAAACGCAAAAAAACACTCTACTAAATTTTCAAGTCATCTTTTCACAAAAAAAATTGAAAATTATTACTCAGAAATTATTGCAAAGAAAAAATTATCAACATAG
- a CDS encoding DNA polymerase III subunit delta, translating into MQVVYLLLGSEQGLKEAYLKELLIKMDAFKSGVLVTKLFLSELSVMGLVEKLFSNSLFSEKEIFIIYESELLKAEKDLELICNVILKSSNKTVIFVSNSNTCNIDFKNKLKFIKKVFYEISDDDKFTFIKRNFFSLNIKITDSAINLMLLMLNSDTKILKFYIDSFALFAKNNTIDEKDITSWISFIRFETTFSLFNSILRKDMTYSLIKIKSILDQGEDLLNVLMSLIWQFKRLLKIQIDYNICGSLQSALNKNKIFFSLNKIYRIGIKNFSIEEIKIVLKILYNFDLYLRIYSKNIHQNLSYFLIFSILNLNDNFLIHCSEESKFNF; encoded by the coding sequence ATGCAGGTGGTTTATTTATTATTAGGTAGTGAACAAGGCTTGAAAGAGGCTTATTTAAAAGAACTGTTAATAAAGATGGATGCTTTTAAATCAGGAGTTTTGGTTACTAAACTTTTTTTGTCAGAACTCTCAGTTATGGGGCTTGTTGAGAAGCTGTTTTCCAATTCTCTTTTTTCAGAAAAAGAAATTTTTATTATTTATGAATCTGAGCTTTTAAAAGCAGAAAAAGATTTAGAATTAATATGCAATGTAATTTTAAAATCTAGCAATAAAACTGTTATTTTTGTTTCCAATAGTAATACATGTAATATTGATTTTAAAAATAAGCTTAAGTTTATAAAAAAAGTTTTTTATGAGATTTCTGATGATGACAAATTTACATTTATAAAAAGAAATTTTTTTAGTCTTAATATTAAGATAACAGATTCTGCAATAAATTTAATGCTTTTAATGCTAAATTCAGATACTAAAATTTTGAAATTTTATATAGATTCTTTTGCGCTTTTTGCTAAGAACAATACTATTGATGAGAAAGACATAACTTCTTGGATTAGTTTTATTCGTTTTGAAACCACTTTTTCTTTATTTAATTCAATTTTAAGAAAAGATATGACTTATTCTTTGATAAAGATTAAGTCCATTTTGGATCAGGGAGAAGATTTGCTCAATGTTTTAATGAGTCTTATTTGGCAATTTAAAAGACTATTAAAAATTCAAATAGATTATAATATATGTGGCAGTTTGCAGAGTGCGTTGAATAAAAATAAAATTTTTTTTTCATTAAATAAAATTTATAGAATAGGTATTAAAAATTTTTCAATTGAAGAGATAAAAATTGTTTTGAAAATTTTATATAATTTTGATTTATATTTGAGAATTTATTCTAAAAATATTCATCAAAATTTGTCATATTTTTTAATATTTTCAATCTTAAATCTTAATGATAATTTCTTAATCCATTGCTCTGAAGAGTCAAAATTTAATTTTTAA
- the uvrC gene encoding excinuclease ABC subunit C (The UvrABC repair system catalyzes the recognition and processing of DNA lesions. UvrC both incises the 5' and 3' sides of the lesion. The N-terminal half is responsible for the 3' incision and the C-terminal half is responsible for the 5' incision) yields the protein MKENLINLFEKVIKLPTTSGCYKMLNENKKILYIGKAKNLKSRIKSYFLEKNSHKIKILMKNVKSIEVITTNSEYEALLLECNLIKAHKPDYNVKLKDGKGYPMVRITHEKYPRIFKTRKIINDQSEYFGPFTNVKKLDQVLDFINKTFKTRKCKKKSNVPCLYYHMGQCLGVCYKENLEKEYQKELEKVKSILNGDISEILSQINIKLKLAIQKEDFETAIKLKEIKNSLIEINQIQIITKANSLNIDYVHFHPGENVNTIIVLKYRNGKLVERDANFDESICEKNELVLQFLIQYYTSINMVVPDKIHIFIKDIDTKNVEKLINEIKNTKTEIIYKETEEILKIMEMAISNAELSFREYENKSNKALESLKIFLKMDKLPKAIEGFDIAHLKGQETVASMVTFKMGIPFKENYRLYKLNSLLKGEIDDFKAIKEVISRRYSEIINKNLELPNLILIDGGKGQLNAAFSILKGLKIENKVIVCSLAKKHETIFLTTNKKGINLPQGHPALRILQNVRDEAHRKANRFNKKRREKINLLYTKINGIGEKTAKKILQSIGSYQDILPLSENEISEKIKVNIQLAKRIKEFAVKANSIKNYNHDK from the coding sequence ATGAAAGAGAACCTAATAAATCTATTTGAAAAAGTAATAAAATTACCAACTACAAGTGGCTGCTATAAAATGCTAAATGAAAACAAAAAAATACTCTATATTGGGAAAGCAAAAAATCTAAAATCAAGAATAAAAAGTTATTTTTTAGAAAAAAATAGTCACAAAATCAAAATATTAATGAAAAATGTAAAATCAATAGAAGTTATTACAACAAACAGCGAATACGAAGCATTGCTTCTAGAATGCAATCTCATCAAAGCTCACAAGCCCGATTACAATGTAAAATTAAAAGATGGTAAAGGTTATCCCATGGTAAGAATAACTCATGAAAAATATCCAAGAATTTTTAAAACTAGAAAAATAATTAATGACCAAAGCGAATATTTTGGGCCATTTACCAATGTAAAAAAATTAGATCAGGTATTGGATTTTATTAACAAAACATTTAAAACTAGGAAATGTAAAAAAAAATCTAATGTTCCTTGTCTATATTACCATATGGGACAGTGCCTTGGAGTATGTTACAAGGAAAATCTTGAAAAGGAATATCAAAAAGAACTAGAGAAAGTAAAATCAATACTAAATGGAGATATATCTGAGATATTAAGCCAAATTAACATTAAATTAAAACTTGCCATACAAAAAGAAGATTTTGAAACTGCTATTAAGTTAAAAGAAATTAAAAACTCTTTAATAGAAATTAATCAAATTCAAATCATTACAAAAGCTAATAGTTTAAACATAGACTATGTGCACTTCCATCCAGGAGAAAATGTAAATACAATAATAGTATTAAAATACAGAAATGGAAAATTAGTTGAAAGAGATGCAAACTTTGATGAGAGCATATGCGAAAAAAATGAACTGGTTTTACAATTTTTGATTCAATATTACACATCTATTAATATGGTAGTCCCCGATAAAATTCATATTTTTATCAAAGATATTGACACTAAAAATGTTGAAAAACTAATAAATGAAATCAAAAATACAAAAACAGAAATTATTTACAAAGAAACAGAAGAAATCTTAAAAATAATGGAAATGGCCATATCTAATGCTGAACTATCTTTCAGAGAATATGAAAATAAAAGCAACAAAGCACTTGAGAGTTTAAAAATTTTTCTAAAAATGGATAAACTACCCAAAGCAATTGAAGGATTTGACATTGCTCATCTCAAAGGTCAAGAAACAGTAGCTTCTATGGTTACTTTTAAAATGGGAATACCCTTTAAAGAAAACTACAGGCTTTATAAACTAAATTCCTTATTAAAAGGAGAAATTGACGACTTTAAGGCAATAAAAGAAGTAATCTCAAGAAGATATTCAGAAATAATCAATAAAAACTTAGAGCTACCAAATTTAATTTTAATTGATGGAGGAAAAGGACAACTAAATGCTGCTTTTTCTATCTTAAAAGGCTTGAAAATAGAAAACAAAGTTATAGTCTGTTCGTTAGCAAAAAAACATGAGACAATATTCTTAACAACCAACAAAAAAGGAATAAACTTGCCCCAAGGACATCCTGCTCTTAGAATACTGCAAAATGTAAGAGATGAAGCGCACAGAAAAGCTAACAGATTTAATAAAAAAAGAAGAGAAAAAATAAACCTGTTATATACAAAAATAAATGGAATCGGAGAAAAAACAGCTAAAAAAATATTACAATCAATTGGATCTTATCAAGATATATTACCTCTTAGTGAAAATGAAATTTCAGAAAAAATAAAGGTAAATATTCAACTTGCTAAAAGAATAAAAGAATTTGCCGTAAAAGCAAACTCAATAAAAAATTATAATCACGATAAATAA
- a CDS encoding fibronectin, which translates to MRLVLMLLLFFLCFSILFSQELKLILDSKKNFKFIQDSSNITFERDVRGLLGIYLDRYKTVLDLNNIDLRLEIGKDNTLKDTSSNYLVSAKSLRVSNEFRNVSNGSLIFYSNQNPVKFKPLTKKAFFFSGNTVSDFTIKFWVYRTTSVTGEIIFSWNGYKNINNSWVDQSIRLESDEGNFVWVLNNVFLKGNKNPIKIRMKSNDDFIPKKWHLHTLRYRQRDGMLEYLIDSKPQAIEYITDDKKESSGYLLSIGNFIDFTLGTYFTGAVENLEIHKSFEEVSNAFFSKNMGYIITEPIKLSKYYSQVLSFDVDSNVPKDTEIVYYYRLDNKVFYDTDSYGNIKKNLTGAWIHFDPKKDFPDSKISKYIQIKVEFYPSGDSVNSPSLYSMSITYVPEAAPFPPVITKVIPGSREVFIEWIPVVNSSVEGYYIYIGVASGNYQGETGGVLTSPIDVGNQTSFKITGLEDGRLYYISIAAYNLDKSVNKTSFSKEISVRPMEIFKKYE; encoded by the coding sequence ATGAGATTAGTTTTAATGCTCTTGCTATTTTTTTTGTGCTTTTCTATTCTTTTCTCTCAAGAATTGAAGTTGATACTTGATTCAAAGAAAAATTTTAAATTTATTCAAGATTCTAGCAATATTACTTTTGAAAGAGATGTTAGAGGGCTACTTGGTATTTATTTGGATAGATATAAAACCGTTTTAGATTTAAATAATATTGATTTGCGCTTAGAAATAGGAAAAGATAATACATTGAAAGACACCTCTTCAAACTATTTGGTTAGTGCAAAAAGCTTGAGAGTGTCAAATGAATTTCGTAATGTTTCTAATGGTTCTTTAATTTTTTATTCAAATCAAAATCCTGTTAAGTTTAAGCCGTTGACAAAGAAAGCTTTCTTTTTCTCAGGTAATACTGTTTCTGATTTTACTATTAAGTTTTGGGTATATAGAACAACTTCTGTTACAGGGGAAATTATCTTTAGTTGGAATGGTTATAAAAATATTAATAATTCATGGGTAGATCAGTCTATCAGGTTAGAAAGTGATGAAGGGAATTTTGTTTGGGTTTTAAACAATGTATTTTTAAAAGGTAATAAAAATCCTATCAAGATTAGAATGAAAAGTAATGATGATTTTATTCCAAAGAAATGGCATTTGCATACTTTAAGATATAGGCAAAGAGACGGTATGCTTGAATATTTAATAGATTCTAAACCTCAAGCAATAGAATATATAACCGATGATAAAAAGGAGAGCTCAGGCTATTTATTAAGCATTGGCAATTTTATTGATTTTACCTTGGGAACTTATTTTACTGGTGCGGTTGAGAATTTAGAAATACATAAAAGCTTTGAAGAGGTTAGTAATGCCTTTTTTTCGAAGAACATGGGATACATTATTACAGAGCCTATTAAGCTTTCTAAATATTATTCTCAAGTATTGTCCTTTGATGTTGATTCCAATGTTCCTAAGGATACAGAGATTGTTTACTATTACAGATTAGATAATAAGGTTTTCTATGATACAGATAGCTACGGAAATATTAAGAAAAATTTAACTGGAGCGTGGATTCATTTTGATCCTAAAAAAGACTTTCCAGATTCAAAAATATCAAAATACATCCAAATAAAAGTTGAATTTTATCCTAGTGGAGATTCTGTAAACAGCCCTTCTCTTTACAGCATGTCGATTACTTATGTTCCTGAAGCAGCTCCATTTCCTCCTGTAATCACAAAAGTTATCCCAGGTTCTAGAGAGGTTTTTATTGAATGGATTCCTGTTGTTAATAGTAGTGTTGAGGGGTATTATATTTATATTGGAGTTGCCTCTGGCAATTACCAAGGAGAAACCGGGGGTGTTTTAACTTCCCCTATTGATGTTGGGAATCAAACTTCTTTTAAGATTACAGGACTTGAAGATGGAAGGCTTTATTATATTAGTATTGCTGCTTACAATTTAGATAAAAGTGTTAATAAAACTTCTTTCTCAAAAGAAATTTCTGTAAGGCCTATGGAGATTTTTAAAAAATATGAATAA
- a CDS encoding tetratricopeptide repeat domain protein: MNNFGFEKALNFYKNSDFKSSLDNLEVFDENFDSLSLKALIYFRKKDYKALLYVLNTYPVLSEYNFLVKLIYYGKIEKNKDELGPFENYNLGVFYFNLKEYELALSFFLKANEQKSDFVQSLNNSAVLFEMLGNKDEALKLFSRAKDLNRNNSLVKLNVWILKNSEFFEKASLFSIDKSFFDANLALVVNYLMYYFYSIGEISRAIRLSEKFLTDSHYSKYIWHNRATIFHKIGSMTQATTSYVKAILNFSNIYTIYNMHIATIELLKFSPKKSIERMINDYSNLDLIYLYATLFFLRNRDLEDAYFYMKKLCEFNPGPYSKFLKLLESSEDMLIENLLEEFAISLRVNWYLEYLFFIDSSLNLKDPVFIFDHNIRVNTYIWRIKDECIELKFSNNEEQMVQEILLEEFSCFKIDISIGDLKNLIETYKEFRINY; the protein is encoded by the coding sequence ATGAATAATTTTGGTTTTGAAAAGGCTTTAAATTTTTATAAAAACAGCGATTTTAAAAGCTCTCTTGACAATTTGGAGGTTTTTGATGAGAATTTTGATTCTCTTTCGCTCAAAGCGCTTATTTATTTCAGAAAAAAGGATTATAAGGCGCTTTTATATGTGTTAAACACATATCCTGTTTTAAGTGAATACAATTTTTTAGTTAAACTTATATATTATGGTAAAATTGAAAAAAATAAAGATGAGTTAGGGCCTTTTGAAAACTATAATTTGGGAGTTTTTTATTTTAATTTAAAAGAATATGAGCTTGCGTTAAGTTTTTTTTTAAAAGCCAACGAGCAAAAATCCGATTTTGTACAATCTTTAAACAATAGTGCTGTTTTATTTGAAATGCTGGGTAATAAGGACGAAGCTTTAAAATTGTTTTCTAGGGCCAAAGATTTGAATCGAAATAATTCTCTTGTTAAGCTTAATGTTTGGATTTTAAAAAATAGTGAATTTTTTGAAAAAGCAAGTCTTTTTAGTATAGATAAAAGTTTTTTTGATGCTAATCTTGCCCTTGTTGTTAATTATTTAATGTATTATTTTTATTCTATTGGGGAAATAAGCCGGGCAATTAGACTTTCTGAAAAATTTTTAACAGATTCTCATTATTCTAAGTATATTTGGCATAATAGAGCAACTATTTTTCACAAAATAGGCAGCATGACTCAAGCCACAACTTCTTATGTTAAAGCTATTTTAAATTTTTCGAATATTTATACGATTTATAATATGCATATTGCAACAATTGAGCTTTTAAAATTTTCTCCTAAAAAGTCTATTGAGAGGATGATTAATGATTATTCTAATCTAGATTTGATATATTTATATGCAACCTTATTTTTTCTTAGAAATCGTGATCTTGAGGATGCCTATTTTTATATGAAAAAACTTTGTGAGTTTAATCCAGGACCTTATTCAAAATTTTTGAAATTACTTGAGTCTAGTGAGGATATGTTAATTGAAAATCTGCTTGAAGAATTTGCAATTTCTTTAAGAGTAAATTGGTATTTGGAGTATTTGTTTTTTATTGACAGCTCTTTAAATTTGAAAGATCCTGTTTTTATTTTTGATCACAATATAAGAGTAAATACATATATCTGGAGAATTAAAGATGAATGTATTGAATTAAAATTTAGCAACAATGAGGAGCAAATGGTTCAAGAAATCTTGCTTGAAGAATTTAGTTGTTTTAAAATCGATATTTCTATTGGAGATTTGAAAAATTTAATAGAAACTTATAAAGAGTTTAGAATAAATTACTAG